The region AAAGTAAAAATGAATTTGGTAAAGCAAGAAACTAAAATTGTAGATCAGATTACTTTTAATATTAAAAGAGAAATAAAAGATGGTTTTATTATTAAAAAAATTTCTTTTTTTGCAGACAACGAGGAGCACTCTTTTATAGAACGTGTAAAATATTTAGATGTAAAAAAAATGACTTCTTATTTGCAAAAAGTCGGTTTTGCAATTACCAATGTTTTTGGAAATTATCGTTTAGAAAATTATGATCCACAAACTTCAGATAGGTTAATTTTAGTAGCAAAATGAGTTATATATTATTAATTGCATCTGTTTTAATGGGTTCTTTATTGGTTTTTATTTTAAAACCGAATAAAAAGTCAGTTCGTTTATTATTAGCTTTTAGCGGTGCTTATCTATTATCTGTTACAATTTTACATTTGTTACCAGAGGTGTATATCGACACTTCTAAAACAACTAAAATCGGAATTTTTATTTTAATTGGTATAATTTTACAATCGGTTTTAGAGTCGTTTTCTAAAGGAGCAGAACACGGTCACATACATATACATTCTGATGGAAAACAATTCCCTTCGCTTTTATTTTTAAGTTTATGTCTGCATGCTTTTTCTGAAGGATTGCCCATTCATCATGCAGGTGAAAACTTGCTATGGGCTATTGTGGTGCATAAAATTCCGATTGCAATTGTACTCACTAGTTTTTTATTAGAAACTAAATATTCTAAAAAAATAGTGTTTACTTTTCTAATTTTCTTCGCACTAATGAGTCCTTTAGGTGTACTTTTGGGTAATAAAATTCCGTTTTTTATTACCTATGCCACAGAAATAACGGCCTTAATTATTGGGGTGTTTCTGCACATTTCTACGATTATTCTTTTTGAAAGCACTGAAAACCACAAATTTAACTTACAAAAGTTTATTGCCATTCTTCTAGGGGTAATTTTAACCCTGTTTACTCTATAGATTTTACTTATATTTAAGTATTTTAAAATCACTACTTATAGGTATAAAATTGTTTCAAATATTTGTGATATTTGAATGTATTAAAAATTAATATTGATGAAAGAATTAAAATTTAAATTGATTACGCCAAAAGAAGAAATTATTTTTAAAAAATTATTAAACTTCTATTTAGCTGATAAAAATCAAAAGCACAGTTATGTAGATAAAAAAGGTAAAAAATTTAAAATAAAAACTCCTCTACCCAATAATAAATTTAGAGTAGAAAAAATATTCTTATATGAAGTTATTGGAAATGACTGTATTTTTATACACATAACTGATGATAAGGGAATTCCTAGAAGATATGATCATAAAGTTTTTATTGGAGAGATAACATTTAACTTAGCAGATATTGAGTTTCATTCGGATAGAAATGATTTAATTAATTATGATGAAATTAAAGTTATTATTTATAACAGTACAGATATTTTATCATCTCCTAGCGACCTACCTATTTATAGTTCAGATATTTTTGACATTGACAAAAAGGCTACTTTACCCGATGAGACAGGAAGTGGAGTAATCGTTGAAGGACCATAAATGAAAATAATAAAATTAAAAAAAATAATTATACTGCAAATCATTTTATTCTTGATTTGTAGTGTCTCATACAGTCAAAATACTAAATTAGATTCCGCATATTTTTATTTTAAAAAGGCAAAACAATTTAATTTTGAAAACAAACATTTTATAGCATATAATAATTATATAAAATCTCTTGATATCTATAAAACATTAGATTTGAAAGATAGCGTTGCAAAATGTAATTTAGAATTATTTGAACTAATTAAATCTCAAAATAATTTAAAAAAAGACTCCAAACCATACTTAGACGATTACTATGATTACGCATTAAAAAAAAAGGATTCTTTTGGATTGCTAAAAGCGGTAAATAGATATGCACAATATTTTTGGAATGCTGATTCTGTTTACCTTTCTAAATCTTATTATTTAAAAGCCTTACAACTAACCAACAATAAAAAACTATCAAAATATAAAGTAAGTACCTATTCTAATTTAGCGCATTTGCATACTGAAAAATATCCTGACACTGCTAAATATTATTTTGATAAAACATTAAATTTAAAAGATTTAATGAATAATAGGCAATTGGTTGGAACCTATATAAACTATTCAGCATTTTTAAAAAATCAAAAACAATACAATCAAGCTTTTGCATATTTAAAAGAAGCAGAAGCTATAGAACTTAAACAATATCAATTAAAATATAATAAAATAATTTACAGCGACTTTGCCAATATGTACAAATTACAAGGCAATTATAAAAAAGCCTACCAATATTATGAAAAATATAATATTGCTCGAGATAGCTTAAACAATACTGCTCAAAATGTAGCGATATCAGATTTAGATAAAAAGTATAAAACCGCAGAAAAAGAAAAAGAAAACTTACAATTAAAACAAGAAAATATAGCTATAGAACAAGAAAAAATTAAAAATCAAAACTTTCTTATTGCCACAATTCTTTTACTTATTTTAGTGAGTATCATCGCTACGCTAATTATCAAAAACTCCAAAAGAAAGAGAGAACTTGCAGAACAAGAGAAAAAGCTAGAAACGCAAAAAAATCTAACACTCCTAAAAGAACAAGAAATAACCACCATAAACGCAATGGTAGATGGTCAAGAAAAAGAACGAAAACAAATTGCAGAAGATTTACACGATAATTTAGGTTCTATTTTAGCAACTTTAAAATTACATTTTGATAATTTAAAAATTAATAGAGAAAAGAAAAAAATTAATCAAGATGAACTGTTCAATAAAACAGAAAAACTAATCGATGATGCCTATTTAAAAGTGCGTAGCATAGCGCATGCCAAAAATGCAGGAGTGATTGCAAATAAAGGGTTGCTGGTTGCTGTAAAAATGATGGCAGAAAAAATATCCTCTGCAGATAAACTAAAAATAGAAGTGATTCATTTCGGTTTAGACAAACGTGTAGAAAATAATTTAGAACTCACTGTTTTTAGAATCATCCAAGAATTATTAACTAATATAATTAAACATGCAGAAGCTCAAAACGCAACCATCAACATTTCTCTATATGATAAAAACCTAAATATTATTATTGAAGATGATGGAAAAGGTTTTGATATTAAAAAAGTTAATTTACAAAACGGAATGGGCATCAGCTCCATAAAAACGAGAATTGAACATTTAAAAGGAACTTTTACTGTTGATGCAACTATAGGAAAAGGAAGTGCTATACTTTTAGATATTCCTATTGTGTAAATAGGAATATTAAGTTTTTAAGTATAATAAATCCATTATTTTTATTTTTTTATCATCCAAGTTACTGAAATTCCATTTCGAACTATTGGTGCAATAACATATGATATTTCCACCATCACACCCTTTTAAATCACTGAAAATAATAAACTTAACCCACTAAAATTTATGGCCATTCTTTTAGTGGTAATTTTAACCCTACTTACTCTATAGATTTTACTTATATTTAAGTATTTTAAAAACCCTACTTGTAGGTATTTTAAATGTTATCTATTTTGTTGATATTTAAAATTAATTTAAAAACTAAGTAAATGAAAAATCAGAAGTATAAGATTGCCAAATCTTCAACAACAGACAATAATGGAGAGTTTGATGATCTGTTTTCCTTAAAATATGCTCCACATAGCAGAATTTTTTCATATGAGCAAAACGAAAAATTAATTCTAGTCTATTTTTTATCACATGCAAACACTAAAATTGATGAGAATATTACTTTTCTTAAAGATCCTCTTGGATTTCAAATTGTTATTAGTACTACTGAGCCAGAGAGTAATAAAGGTGATGTAATTGCTGTGCAAATAATAATAAAATGTGACAATTATAATGAAGTTGTAACGCAGATAGATAAGAAAGAAACTATTTTAATTGGTATAAACAATATTATTAATAATTCTATTACATCAGATTATAGATATGGTGGATTATCTACAGATCCGATTCCAGAATATCCGCCAATTCATGGTTTAATAAAATGATATTATTCTTTATGAAATTTTTATTTTTTTTGTTTCCTCTTACTTTATTTTGTCAAACTAATTTATCAGTTAAAAAACTTAATGATTCTATAGAATTAGCCATACAATATAGAGATGGAGAAAAAGCAAAAAAATTAATAGACATGCTATCTTCGAAAGATTTATCTTCTTTTGAAGATAGATTTTTATTAAATAAAAATATCTTTTTTTATCATTTTATACAAAAAGAATTTGATAGTTGTCAACAACAAATTTTAACGATTAATAGATATAAGCAAAAGCTTTCAGAAAGAACTAAAGCAAAACATAATGTTAATATTGCTTTTTTAAAAAGTTCACAAAATAAAATAGATTCTAGTGCAATTTATTTTGTAAAAGCATTAAATTTTTACGAAAAAGACTCTACTGAATATCTTGATAAAAAAACAACTATTTATTCTGGTTTGTACTCACTTTATAGACGAATAGGCAATAAAGAAAAAGAACTAATCTATTTAAAATTATATGTAAAAGAATCAAAAAAAAATAAGTCAAAAAGAAGTATTGCGTATAGCTTAAATAGTTTAGCCGTATTTTATGACAATAATAATGAGCCAAAAAAAGCTTTAAAAAATTTTAGAGAGGCCCTAACCTATATAGAATCAGAAATCGGAGCTCAAGCAATTTATCAAAATATTGGTTCAATTTATTTAAACCACTATAATAATATTGATTCTGCTTACTACTATAATAAAAAAGCTATTAATCAAAATACTTCAAAAAGAACTTTGGCTCATATTCATTATGATTTGTCTATTATAGCAAAAAGAAAAAATGATTTACTACTAGAAAATAATGAACTGCAAAAAGCTTTAAAAAACATAAAATTAGATCCTTTTCAAGAATTAGAGGTTAAGATTTATAAAGATTTATCAGAGAATACTAAAAAACTCAAAAATTATAAGGAGTCTTTACTTTATTTAGAAAAATATGATTCATTGAATAATGTTATAAAAAATCAGTCTTTAATTGAGAAGGTGGAAGATATTGAAATTAAATACCAAACTGAAAAAAAAGAAAGGGAAAATCTTCAATTAAAAGTTGATAAAGAAAAAAATAAAAGTTACTTAATAGTATCAGTATTGTCTTTAGTTTTAATAAGTATCATTGGTACACTAACCTTACAAAACTCTAAAAGGAAAAGAAAAGTCTTAGAACAACAAAAAGAACTCGAAAAGCAAAAAAACCTAACGTTAATAAAAGAACAAGAAATAACCACCATAAACGCAATGGTAGATGGGCAAGAAAAAGAACGAAAACAAATTGCCGAAGATTTACACGATAATTTAGGTTCTGTGTTAGCAACTTTAAAATTACATTTTGATAATTTAAAAATTAATAGAGAAAAGAAAAAAATTAATCAAGATGAACTGTTCAATAAAACAGAAAAACTAATCGATGATGCCTATTTAAAAGTGCGTAGCATAGCGCATGCCAAAAATGCAGGAGTGATTGCAAATAAAGGGTTGCTGGTTGCTGTAAAAATGATGGCAGAAAAAATATCCTCTGCAGATAGCATCAAAATTGAAGTTGTTGATTTTAATCTTGTTAAGCGCTTAGAAAATAATTTAGAAATTACTGTTTTTAGAATTATTCAAGAACTAATGACCAATATTATCAAACATGCTAATGCAAAAAATGTTACGATAAATATTTCTTTATTCGATAAAAATTTAAATATTATAGTAGAGGATGATGGCGTAGGCTTTGATATAAATACAGTTGAGCTAAATGATGGTATGGGGATCCATTCTATAAAAACAAGGATTCAGTATTTAAAAGGTACTTTTACTATTGATACAACTTTGGGCAAAGGAAGCTCCATAATTATGGATATTCCGATTCTATAAATACCTACATATAGGTATTTTTAAAGCATACACCATTTCTTATCTTTGAAAAAAATAGTGAATGATAACAATAATAATGGCAGAAGACCATCAAATGTTAATTGATGGGGTAAAATCTTTCTATGAGTATGATGAAGAAATAAGCATAATTGACACAGCAAACAATGGTGATGAATTGGTGAAATTAGTCACTTTAAAACAGCCTAAATTAGTGATAACGGATATTAGAATGCCAGTAATGGATGGCATTCAAGCCACAAAAGCCATCAAAAAAAAATTTCCTCATATTTATATTTTGGCAATGACCATGTTTGATCAACCAGATGCTATCAAACAAATGATTGATGCAGGTGCAACTGGTTATATTTTAAAGAATTCTGGAATAAAAATGCTCTCAAAAGCAATATTTGCGGTCACCAAAGGAGAAACTTTTTTTGATCCAAATGTGGCTTTTAACTTTATGAATGATTATATCGATGATAATGTTACAGTCGGAGAATCTCAAAACATCATTTTATCAAACAGAGAAAAAGAAATTTTACAACTAATTGCAGATGGAAAAACTTCTAAAGAAATTTCTGAAAACCTATTTATTGCCAAAACAACAGTAGATACTCACCGAAAAAACATGATTAGAAAATTAAATTTAGCTAATGGAAATGAATTAATTAAACACGCAATTGAAACGAAATATAAGTTTTAATTCCCTACTTCATTAAAAAACTTAATTCGCATTAAACGCAATTCTTCTTCATCATAATCACCATCAAATTCATTCAGCGCTTCTTCAATATCATCGGTTTCAGCTTCCATAAAGTACTCATAGATTTCCTCTTGTTGCTCTTCATCTAATAGTTCGTCTAAAGCATAATTGATATTTAACTTTGTGCCTGAAAAAATAATTACCTCCATCTCTTTAATCAATTCATTCATTTCTAGACCTTTTGATTTAGAAATATCTTCTAATGGTAATTTTTTATCTGTATTTTGAATAACAAACAATTTTAAACCTGAATTTAAACCCGTACTTTTTACAATTAAATCATCTGGTCTTAAAATGTCATTTTCATCCACATAATCAGAAATTAATTTCACAAAATCTTTACCAAATTTTCTTGCCTTGCCCTCTCCTACGCCATGAACCGTGGCGAGTTCTGGTAAAGTAATTGGATATTTTAAAGCCATATCTTGCAAAGAAGGATCTTGAAAAACAGCAAATGGAGGAACTCCTTGTTTAATGGCTACTTTTTTTCGTAAACTTTTAAGCAACAGCACTAAATTTTCATCGGCTATACCTCCTAAAGATTTAGCATTTGTTATGATGACATTATCATTTTCTGCACTATAAGAATGATCTTCCGTCATCATAAACGAGGTAGGATTTTGAATATAATAATCCCCTTCTTCTGTTAATTTAACAACGCCATATTGCTCTATTTCTTTTTTAATAAAATGAACTACTAAAACTTGGCGAATCAAAGCCATCCAATAAGACGCTGGCTTATCTTTACCAATACCAAAATAAGATTGTAAATGTGTTTTATGTGAGGTTAGTAATGCGTTTTCTTTTCCTATTATTGTATTGACTATTTCTTTAGACTTGTATTTCTGCAGTGTTTCTTTAACCACTTTTAAAAGTATAACAACATCATCTTTCGCTTCATGTTTTTTCTTCGGGTTTCTTGAGTTATCATCCATATCTGCTCCTGCACCATTTATTTCGTCAAAATCTTCACCAAAATAATGCAACAAATATTTACGTCGATTCATAGATGTTTCTGCATAACCCACCACTTCTTGTAATAAAGCATGCCCTATTTCTTGCTCTGCAATTGGCTTACTCGCCATAAATTTCTCTAATTTTTCGATATCTTTATAAGCATAAAAAGCCAAACAATAGCCTTCACCGTCGTCACGACCTGCCCTACCCGTTTCTTGGTAATAGCTTTCTAAACTTTTAGGAATATCATGATGAATTACAAAACGAACATCAGGTTTATCAATTCCCATTCCAAAAGCAATGGTTGCTACAACAACATCACAATCTTCCATTAAGAACATATCTTGATGTTTTACTCTAGTTTTAGCATCTAAACCAGCATGATAAGGAACTGCTTTGAGACCATTTACCTGCAAAACCTGAGCAACTTCCTCAACTTTTTTACGGCTTAAACAATAAATAATACCAGATTTACCTTCTCTTTGTTTTACAAAACGAATAATATCTTTCTCAACTTCTTTTGTTTTCGGTCTTACTTCATAAAATAAATTAGCTCTATTAAAAGAAGCTTTAAATCTATTAGCATCTGTAATTCCTAAAGTTTTTAAAATATCTTCTTGTACTTTTTCAGTGGCTGTCGCTGTTAAACAAATAACAGGAACCTTATCGATAGCACTAATAATGTGTTTTAAATTCCGGTATTCTGGTCTAAAGTCGTGACCCCATTCAGAAATACAATGCGCTTCATCAATAGCCACAAAAGATATTTTTTGTGTCCTTAAAAATGCAACATATTCTTCCTTAATCAAAGATTCTGGCGCAACATACAACATTTTTGTAATACCACTTGCGATATCTGCTTTAACGCGCGCGATATCCGTTTTATTTAAGGACGAATTTAAAACATGCGCTACGCCGTGTTGTTCAGAAATACCCCTAATGGCATCAACTTGATTTTTCATCAAAGCTATTAAAGGCGAAACCACTATAGCAGTACCTTCTGCCATTAAAGCAGGCAATTGATAGCATAGAGATTTACCTCCGCCTGTTGGCATTATCACAAAAGTATTATGATTGCTTACGATACTTTTTATTACTTCTTCTTGTAATCCTTTGAACTTGTTAAATCCAAAAAATTTTTTAAGAGGACCATGTAAATCCATTCAATATAAATTTTGTTAAATTAAAAAGACAAACCTTATAATTATATTATTTGTCTAAACTTATTTTTATAGTAAATTTGTCTTGATAATATATCTAAAGATATAACTTTTTTTTATTCTGATAAAATACTAAACACTTGAAAAATCAATCTTCAATTATTACAAACGCCAAAAAAACAATTTTAGCAGAAAGTAAAGCCATTGCTAATTTAGCAAATTTAATTAATGTAGATTTTGAAAATGCCATTAAATATATTTATAATTTTAAAGGTAGAGTAATTGTTACAGGAATTGGAAAAAGTGCCAATATTGCCACAAAAATTGTAGCTACTTTTAATTCTACAGGAACACCAGCCGTTTTTATGCATGCCGCAGACGCTATCCATGGAGATCTAGGCAATGTTTTAGAAGATGATATAGTCATCTGCATTTCTAAAAGCGGCAATACACCAGAAATAAAAGTATTAGTGCCTTTAATTAAAAATTATGGAAATAAAATTATTGCTATAACTGGCAATATTGACTCATTTCTAGGAAAAAATGCTGATTTTACTTTAAATACTTTTGTAGAAAAAGAAGCTTGTCCTAATAATTTGGCCCCCACAACAAGTACTACTGCACAATTAGTGATGGGTGATGCTTTAGCGGTTTGTTTGTTAGAATTAAAAGGCTTTACAAGTAAAGATTTTGCAAAATATCATCCAGGAGGTGCTTTAGGAAAACGACTTTACTTAAGAGTTTCTGATTTAATAGAAAACAACGAATTACCTCAAGTTACTGAAAATGATTCTATTGCAAAAGTAATTATAGAAATATCGGAGAAGCGTTTGGGAGTTACAGCCGTTATAAAAGACCATAAAGTTATTGGTATTATTACAGACGGAGACATTAGAAGAATGTTAAGTAAAACAACAAAAATTGATGATTTTGTAGCAAAAGATATTATGGGCAAAAACCCAAAAACGATTCATAAAGACGCTATGGCAATTGAAGCTTTAGATGCCCTAGAAAATAATAGTATCACTCAAATTTTAGCTGTAGATGACGATAATAATTATGCAGGAGTTGTACATTTACATGATTTAATTAAAGAAGGTATTTTTTAATGGCTACACAACAAAAAGAAATGTCTTTTTTAGGACATTTAGAGGAATTAAGATGGCATTTAGTGCGAAGTGCTTCAGCGATTTTTATTTTTGCTATCATCTTTTTTATTTTTTCTGAGCAAGTTTACAATCATTTCCTACTAGCACATTTAAAATCGGACTTTTTTACCTATCAACTATTTTGTGACTTCTTTAATTTATTTGGTATGGAAAGTGATTTTTGCAGCGTTAATTTTGCTGAAAAAAAACTACAAAGTATAAAAGTTACTTCTCAATTAATGAACTCTATTTGGTCTTCATTTATATTAGGTATCATTGTTTCCTTTCCTTATTTACTTTGGGAAATTTGGCGTTTTGTTTCCCCAGGATTAACCCCTAACGAAATTAAAAGATCAAGAGGTTTTATTTTTATCGCATCTTTGCTGTTTTTTATCGGGGTTTTATTTAGTTTCTATGTCATAGCGCCCATCTCCATTAACTTCTTATACAATTATCAAATTACAGATGCTATTGAAAACAGCTTTACACTAGAATCTCATATAGGACTGGTTACAAACATGTTACTAGGAGTTTCTGTGTTATTTGAATTACCTGTATTAATTTATTTCTTAACAAAAATCGGACTCATAACACCAGAATTTTTAAAGAGATACAGAAAACATGCTTTGGTGGTTGTACTAATTGTCGCCGCAATTATTACACCTCCAGATGTAGCAAGTCAAGTTATAGTTGCTATACCAGTGCTTATTTTATATGAAGTAAGTATTACCGTTTCACGAAGAGTTATAAAAAATCAAGAGAAAAATGCCAAATAAAGTTCAAGAGTTTAATGAGTATCGTCAGAAAATGAACGATAAAATTTTAGCGGATGACAATAAAGTCATCAAGCGAATTTTTAATTTAGATACAAATACATTTAAAGAAGGTCATTTGCCTGTAAAAACCAAAGAGTTGCTAGGTTTAGTAGCTTCTGCAGTTTTAAGATGTGATGATTGTATAAAATATCATTTAGAGTCTGCCATGAAAAATAACGTTACCAAAGAGGAAATGATGGAAACGATGTCTATTGCTACTTTAGTAGGAGGTACTATTGTAATTCCCCATTTAAGAAAAGCGGTTGAGTTTTGGGAAGCGCTAGAAAACGAAGCTAAAAACGTATAATTGTTTAAGAATGTTTTAAGAATTTCATAGTGTTATATTAAATACATTTACAAGACTAAATAATTCTATAGTGATACATCAGAAAAACATGATTTTAAGAGCAGAAAACATTCAAAAAATTTACGGCGCAAGAAAAGTTGTAAAAAGCATTTCTTTAGAAGTAAAGCAAGGTGAAATTATCGGTCTTTTAGGACCCAATGGCGCTGGAAAAACAACATCTTTTTACATGATTGTTGGAATGATTAAACCCAATGCTGGTCATATTTATTTAAATGATGAAGAAATAACCAACGACGCAATGTACAAACGTGCGCAAAAAGGAATTGGGTATTTAGCGCAAGAAGCATCTGTATTTAGAAAATTATCTGTAGAAGACAATATTTTGTCTGTTCTGCAATTTACAGATTTATCAAAAAAAGAACAAAAAATAAAATTAGAGTCTTTAATTGAAGAGTTTAATATTGGTCATGTTCGTAAAAATAGAGGAGATTTACTTTCTGGAGGAGAAAGACGTAGAACAGAAATTGCTCGTTGCTTGGCTTCAGATCCAAGTTTTATTTTACTAGACGAACCTTTTGCAGGAGTAGATCCTATCGCTGTAGAAGATATACAAAGCATTGTTGCACAATTAAAAACTAAAAATATAGGTATTTTAATTACAGATCATGATGTGCAAGCTACTTTGGCTATTACAGATAAAACGTACTTGATGTATAATGGTAGTATCCTAAAAGAAGGCACGCCAGAAGAACTAGCTGCTGATGAAATGGTGCGAAAAGTATATCTAGGAAAAGATTTTGAATTAAAAAAGAAAAGAGTTTTTCAATAAAAGCAAAAAATCCTAAGACAATTTTTTGCTACACATGTTCTTTTATTGAAAAATGAAAAGAAACCCCTTTAAAACCATCTGCTCTATCTTTTAAATAAATTTCACCCTCTAACCTTTCAACTATAGATTTAACGGTTGCCAAGCCTATTCCTGTGTTTTCATTATTGGTGTTTTCTAAGGTTTCCAACATCACAAAAACTTTTTCCCAATATTTTTCATCAACTCCTGGACCATTGTCTTTGTATGTAAGATGATAATATTCTCCTTCTTTCATGCAGGCTACATCAATTTCAACCTTCTCTTCATCACAGAATTTTCTGGAATTTGAGATTAAATTCTGAAAAATTTGAACAAATCCTATTTTAGAGCTTTTAATATTCATATTAGTAGCGCTTAAAACCATTTTATTTTCAAAATCAGTATGACTAACAATACTTTCTAAGAGTGTTTTTAAATTAAACTCCTCGTAAATAATATTTTCAGTATTTACCTTTGTGTATTCTAAAATATCATTAATCAAAGCACCCATATAAACCATTCTTCCATCTATGAGGTTTAAATATTCTTCTGCTTGTGTATCTTTAAATAGATTGATATGGTCTTCTTTTAACAGATCAATCAAATAATTAACACCACTAATAGGAGATTTTAAATCATGTGTTAATCGATAAGCGAAATTATTTAATTGTTCATTTAGGTTTGTTACTTTTTTATTTAATTCTTGAAGCTCATAATTCTTCTTTCTTAATTCTAGTAAACTAACGACTTGTTTTGCAAGTAATTTTAAAGAATTTTTTTGAGCTAAATTCAACTCTCTCGGTTTACTATCAATAACACACAAGGTACCTAAAGGAAATCCTTCTGAAGTATTTAAAGGTGCTCCTGCATAAAAAATTACATTTGGGTTTCCTGTTGTTAAAGGGTTATCAAAAAAACGTTCGTCTTTTGTAGCATCATTTACAATAAATAACTCGTCAGGATTTAAAATGCTATGTGCACAAAAAGCAAAATCTCTTGACGTTTCTCTAGCATCC is a window of Polaribacter litorisediminis DNA encoding:
- the tatC gene encoding twin-arginine translocase subunit TatC gives rise to the protein MATQQKEMSFLGHLEELRWHLVRSASAIFIFAIIFFIFSEQVYNHFLLAHLKSDFFTYQLFCDFFNLFGMESDFCSVNFAEKKLQSIKVTSQLMNSIWSSFILGIIVSFPYLLWEIWRFVSPGLTPNEIKRSRGFIFIASLLFFIGVLFSFYVIAPISINFLYNYQITDAIENSFTLESHIGLVTNMLLGVSVLFELPVLIYFLTKIGLITPEFLKRYRKHALVVVLIVAAIITPPDVASQVIVAIPVLILYEVSITVSRRVIKNQEKNAK
- a CDS encoding carboxymuconolactone decarboxylase family protein, with protein sequence MPNKVQEFNEYRQKMNDKILADDNKVIKRIFNLDTNTFKEGHLPVKTKELLGLVASAVLRCDDCIKYHLESAMKNNVTKEEMMETMSIATLVGGTIVIPHLRKAVEFWEALENEAKNV
- the lptB gene encoding LPS export ABC transporter ATP-binding protein, giving the protein MILRAENIQKIYGARKVVKSISLEVKQGEIIGLLGPNGAGKTTSFYMIVGMIKPNAGHIYLNDEEITNDAMYKRAQKGIGYLAQEASVFRKLSVEDNILSVLQFTDLSKKEQKIKLESLIEEFNIGHVRKNRGDLLSGGERRRTEIARCLASDPSFILLDEPFAGVDPIAVEDIQSIVAQLKTKNIGILITDHDVQATLAITDKTYLMYNGSILKEGTPEELAADEMVRKVYLGKDFELKKKRVFQ
- a CDS encoding GAF domain-containing sensor histidine kinase, yielding MKKAVLPKNEAERLNVLDNYNILDSLPEEDYDAIAKIASGICNSPIALISLIDKDRQWFKSNHGLDARETSRDFAFCAHSILNPDELFIVNDATKDERFFDNPLTTGNPNVIFYAGAPLNTSEGFPLGTLCVIDSKPRELNLAQKNSLKLLAKQVVSLLELRKKNYELQELNKKVTNLNEQLNNFAYRLTHDLKSPISGVNYLIDLLKEDHINLFKDTQAEEYLNLIDGRMVYMGALINDILEYTKVNTENIIYEEFNLKTLLESIVSHTDFENKMVLSATNMNIKSSKIGFVQIFQNLISNSRKFCDEEKVEIDVACMKEGEYYHLTYKDNGPGVDEKYWEKVFVMLETLENTNNENTGIGLATVKSIVERLEGEIYLKDRADGFKGVSFHFSIKEHV